One region of Culex pipiens pallens isolate TS chromosome 2, TS_CPP_V2, whole genome shotgun sequence genomic DNA includes:
- the LOC120412684 gene encoding bromodomain-containing protein 4 isoform X1: MNATAVSWTFGKWCLFALAAVALLGTSAEVAGQGLDSFPAQQQPHSLAKRMDLEMCLVRFDVHLNTIIRTEESRAMGATFLDDADVNSREQCLRLCCETENCDVFVFEEKNQGTCFLFNCGPPSNFYCKFTHHSNYTSAVLKIPTVVEPPPPQPVQPLVSQIHSLAHPQSQAAQAPTPVIVPKLSQHEMELVNLKAPKPPTRTSSDQTTTTLIPPLGVQLGQLPATTTSSTPRPSTPAQCGHYEFPCHSGECIAVYNACDGIPQCADGSDEGPECRRPAAQPVPQVKPIQPIPVQQPQRPMLPPLTMEQMNPVPMPKPVFQQDLQQQELRGLQQIHNREDPMTAPKPWPRPLGEMPPSYIDTQDSRIFNHKGGLQLQSNISPPQYPDSIPDTSYIPNIPRTNQYMPLPGNYQSGPPQQQQWDPRMSPPQRPMWPQQPQMPQSIPQPIPQTNQQPQPQQPLQPVATPVVTSNDHPKPPIETPKESDPHKPAKSSEEYETYDDQYQDGKATSGEDQEEAEKPEATQKKKQHKHRKHGDHEHEHKKKNKAKTAKKDKAHGEEHAAPPVHEHLKMLRNDLEIEFADHDGQAERPGGAVLSLTLGAILTAALAIMIGCRMKVARRRIRRQGGKSSYAHDADFLVNGMYL; this comes from the exons ATGAACGCCACCGCCGTCAGCTGGACTTTTGGAAAGTGGTGCTTATTCGCCTTGGCCGCCGTCGCCTTGCTCGGAACGTCCGCCGAGGTCGCGGGCCAAGGTTTGGACAGTTTTCCGGCGCAACAGCAGCCACATTCGCTCGCCAAACGAATGGATCTGGAAATGTGTCTCG ttcGCTTCGACGTCCACTTAAATACGATTATCCGCACCGAGGAGTCACGCGCGATGGGGGCCACGTTTCTGGACGATGCCGACGTAAACTCGCGCGAGCAGTGCCTCCGGTTGTGCTGCGAAACGGAAAATTGCGACGTTTTTGTGTTTGAGGAGAAG AACCAGGGCACCTGCTTCCTATTCAACTGCGGCCCGCCATCCAACTTTTACTGCAAATTTACGCACCACTCCAACTACACGAGCGCCGTACTGAAGATTCCTACCGTGGTGGAACCACCGCCTCCCCAGCCCGTCCAACCGCTGGTGTCCCAGATCCACTCGCTGGCACACCCCCAATCGCAGGCAGCGCAGGCCCCAACCCCAGTTATTGTGCCCAAACTTTCCCAGCACGAGATGGAACTGGTCAATCTGAAGGCACCGAAACCGCCCACCAGAACCAG TAGTGATCAAACGACCACGACTTTGATCCCACCGCTCGGCGTCCAGCTGGGTCAACTGCCGGCGACAACCACGAGCAGCACTCCGCGGCCGTCCACGCCGGCCCAGTGTGGCCACTACGAGTTCCCGTGCCACTCGGGCGAGTGCATTGCCGTGTACAACGCTTGCGACGGAATCCCGCAGTGCGCGGATGGTAGCGACGAGGGTCCAGAATGCCGACGACCTGCGGCTCAACCAGTGCCACAGGTGAAACCCATCCAGCCGATTCCGGTTCAGCAGCCTCAGCGACCGATGCTGCCACCATTGACCATGGAGCAGATGAACCCGGTGCCGATGCCGAAACCAGTGTTCCAACAAGATCTCCAGCAGCAAGAACTGAGAGGACTCCAGCAAATCCACAACCGAGAAGATCCGATGACGGCACCCAAGCCGTGGCCGAGGCCGCTTGGAGAAATGCCACCGTCATACATCGACACTCAGGACAGTCGCATCTTTAACCACAAGGGAGGCCTCCAACTCCAGTCGAACATATCACCTCCGCAATATCCGGACAGCATCCCAGACACCAGCTACATCCCGAACATCCCAAGAACCAATCAGTACATGCCCCTTCCAGGCAACTACCAATCCGGACCACCCCAGCAACAGCAGTGGGATCCTCGAATGTCTCCGCCTCAAAGACCCATGTGGCCACAGCAGCCTCAAATGCCCCAATCAATTCCACAACCAATCCCGCAAACCAACCAGCAACCCCAACCCCAACAACCTCTTCAACCCGTTGCAACTCCGGTAGTCACCAGCAATGACCATCCGAAACCCCCCATCGAAACTCCCAAAGAATCCGACCCTCACAAGCCCGCAAAATCCTCCGAAGAGTACGAAACGTACGACGATCAGTACCAGGACGGCAAAGCCACCTCCGGCGAAGATCAAGAGGAAGCGGAAAAGCCGGAAGCAACGCAAAAGAAGAAGCAACACAAGCACCGCAAGCATGGCGACCACGAACACGAGCACAAGAAGAAGAACAAGGCCAAGACGGCGAAAAAGGACAAGGCCCACGGGGAGGAGCACGCGGCGCCGCCGGTGCACGAGCATTTGAAGATGCTGCGGAACGATCTGGAGATTGAGTTTGCCGACCACGACGGGCAGGCGGAACGGCCGGGAGGTGCGGTGCTGTCGTTGACGTTGG
- the LOC120412684 gene encoding bromodomain-containing protein 4 isoform X2 translates to MNATAVSWTFGKWCLFALAAVALLGTSAEVAGQGLDSFPAQQQPHSLAKRMDLEMCLVRFDVHLNTIIRTEESRAMGATFLDDADVNSREQCLRLCCETENCDVFVFEEKNQGTCFLFNCGPPSNFYCKFTHHSNYTSAVLKIPTVVEPPPPQPVQPLVSQIHSLAHPQSQAAQAPTPVIVPKLSQHEMELVNLKAPKPPTRTSDQTTTTLIPPLGVQLGQLPATTTSSTPRPSTPAQCGHYEFPCHSGECIAVYNACDGIPQCADGSDEGPECRRPAAQPVPQVKPIQPIPVQQPQRPMLPPLTMEQMNPVPMPKPVFQQDLQQQELRGLQQIHNREDPMTAPKPWPRPLGEMPPSYIDTQDSRIFNHKGGLQLQSNISPPQYPDSIPDTSYIPNIPRTNQYMPLPGNYQSGPPQQQQWDPRMSPPQRPMWPQQPQMPQSIPQPIPQTNQQPQPQQPLQPVATPVVTSNDHPKPPIETPKESDPHKPAKSSEEYETYDDQYQDGKATSGEDQEEAEKPEATQKKKQHKHRKHGDHEHEHKKKNKAKTAKKDKAHGEEHAAPPVHEHLKMLRNDLEIEFADHDGQAERPGGAVLSLTLGAILTAALAIMIGCRMKVARRRIRRQGGKSSYAHDADFLVNGMYL, encoded by the exons ATGAACGCCACCGCCGTCAGCTGGACTTTTGGAAAGTGGTGCTTATTCGCCTTGGCCGCCGTCGCCTTGCTCGGAACGTCCGCCGAGGTCGCGGGCCAAGGTTTGGACAGTTTTCCGGCGCAACAGCAGCCACATTCGCTCGCCAAACGAATGGATCTGGAAATGTGTCTCG ttcGCTTCGACGTCCACTTAAATACGATTATCCGCACCGAGGAGTCACGCGCGATGGGGGCCACGTTTCTGGACGATGCCGACGTAAACTCGCGCGAGCAGTGCCTCCGGTTGTGCTGCGAAACGGAAAATTGCGACGTTTTTGTGTTTGAGGAGAAG AACCAGGGCACCTGCTTCCTATTCAACTGCGGCCCGCCATCCAACTTTTACTGCAAATTTACGCACCACTCCAACTACACGAGCGCCGTACTGAAGATTCCTACCGTGGTGGAACCACCGCCTCCCCAGCCCGTCCAACCGCTGGTGTCCCAGATCCACTCGCTGGCACACCCCCAATCGCAGGCAGCGCAGGCCCCAACCCCAGTTATTGTGCCCAAACTTTCCCAGCACGAGATGGAACTGGTCAATCTGAAGGCACCGAAACCGCCCACCAGAACCAG TGATCAAACGACCACGACTTTGATCCCACCGCTCGGCGTCCAGCTGGGTCAACTGCCGGCGACAACCACGAGCAGCACTCCGCGGCCGTCCACGCCGGCCCAGTGTGGCCACTACGAGTTCCCGTGCCACTCGGGCGAGTGCATTGCCGTGTACAACGCTTGCGACGGAATCCCGCAGTGCGCGGATGGTAGCGACGAGGGTCCAGAATGCCGACGACCTGCGGCTCAACCAGTGCCACAGGTGAAACCCATCCAGCCGATTCCGGTTCAGCAGCCTCAGCGACCGATGCTGCCACCATTGACCATGGAGCAGATGAACCCGGTGCCGATGCCGAAACCAGTGTTCCAACAAGATCTCCAGCAGCAAGAACTGAGAGGACTCCAGCAAATCCACAACCGAGAAGATCCGATGACGGCACCCAAGCCGTGGCCGAGGCCGCTTGGAGAAATGCCACCGTCATACATCGACACTCAGGACAGTCGCATCTTTAACCACAAGGGAGGCCTCCAACTCCAGTCGAACATATCACCTCCGCAATATCCGGACAGCATCCCAGACACCAGCTACATCCCGAACATCCCAAGAACCAATCAGTACATGCCCCTTCCAGGCAACTACCAATCCGGACCACCCCAGCAACAGCAGTGGGATCCTCGAATGTCTCCGCCTCAAAGACCCATGTGGCCACAGCAGCCTCAAATGCCCCAATCAATTCCACAACCAATCCCGCAAACCAACCAGCAACCCCAACCCCAACAACCTCTTCAACCCGTTGCAACTCCGGTAGTCACCAGCAATGACCATCCGAAACCCCCCATCGAAACTCCCAAAGAATCCGACCCTCACAAGCCCGCAAAATCCTCCGAAGAGTACGAAACGTACGACGATCAGTACCAGGACGGCAAAGCCACCTCCGGCGAAGATCAAGAGGAAGCGGAAAAGCCGGAAGCAACGCAAAAGAAGAAGCAACACAAGCACCGCAAGCATGGCGACCACGAACACGAGCACAAGAAGAAGAACAAGGCCAAGACGGCGAAAAAGGACAAGGCCCACGGGGAGGAGCACGCGGCGCCGCCGGTGCACGAGCATTTGAAGATGCTGCGGAACGATCTGGAGATTGAGTTTGCCGACCACGACGGGCAGGCGGAACGGCCGGGAGGTGCGGTGCTGTCGTTGACGTTGG